The Persephonella atlantica genome includes a window with the following:
- a CDS encoding KamA family radical SAM protein, translating into MKYRSYTVHNFRDIPQVKERLSPQEQFDIEVVAQVFPFKTNNYVVEKLINWDDPLNDPIFRLTFPQRGMLKDEDYETIADLLKKNAPREVIKEKANEIRMKLNPHPAGQKYNVPEINGVKLHGAQHKYNETILFFPKQGQTCHAYCSFCFRWPQFVGIDELKFAMKEVEVLIDYIKAHPEITDLLFTGGDPLIMKTKLLRQYIEPVLEADIPHLKTIRFGSKALAFWPYRFTTEDDAQDLLNLFREITQAGYHLAYMAHFNHYQELQTPEVQQAVENILLTGAVIRTQSPVLRHINDDPDVWATMWKKQVEMNMVPYYMFMARDTGAQHYFGVPLVRAWEIFRDAFKSVSGIARTVKGPSMSATPGKVRILGVSEVNGEKVIVLDFLQGRNPDWVGKPFFAKYDENAMWLDELEPYQGDYFFYEQQLREMLELEEEEVGI; encoded by the coding sequence ATGAAATACAGGAGCTATACAGTCCATAACTTCCGGGATATACCGCAGGTGAAAGAGAGGCTGTCTCCACAGGAGCAGTTTGATATAGAGGTTGTGGCACAAGTATTCCCATTTAAGACCAACAACTATGTTGTTGAAAAGCTGATAAACTGGGATGATCCACTGAATGACCCAATATTCCGCCTTACATTTCCTCAAAGGGGTATGCTGAAAGATGAAGATTATGAAACAATAGCTGACTTGCTGAAGAAAAACGCTCCCAGAGAAGTTATAAAAGAGAAAGCAAACGAAATAAGAATGAAACTGAATCCCCATCCTGCAGGACAGAAATATAATGTCCCTGAGATAAACGGTGTTAAGCTACATGGGGCACAGCACAAATACAATGAGACGATACTTTTCTTTCCCAAACAGGGGCAGACCTGCCATGCTTACTGTTCTTTTTGCTTCAGATGGCCTCAGTTTGTTGGCATAGATGAGCTGAAGTTTGCTATGAAAGAGGTAGAGGTTCTGATTGATTACATCAAAGCTCACCCAGAGATAACAGACCTGCTGTTTACAGGTGGAGACCCTCTTATTATGAAAACAAAACTCCTGAGGCAGTACATAGAGCCTGTGTTGGAAGCAGATATACCCCACCTTAAGACCATAAGGTTTGGTTCTAAAGCTCTTGCCTTCTGGCCTTACAGATTTACCACAGAAGATGATGCTCAGGATTTACTGAATCTGTTCAGAGAAATTACACAGGCAGGTTACCATCTTGCATACATGGCTCACTTTAACCACTATCAGGAACTTCAGACGCCTGAAGTCCAGCAGGCTGTTGAAAATATACTGTTAACAGGAGCTGTTATAAGAACACAGTCTCCAGTTTTGAGACATATAAATGATGACCCTGATGTGTGGGCTACAATGTGGAAAAAACAGGTTGAGATGAATATGGTTCCTTACTACATGTTTATGGCAAGAGACACCGGAGCACAGCATTACTTCGGCGTTCCCCTTGTAAGAGCATGGGAGATATTCAGGGATGCATTTAAATCTGTCAGTGGTATAGCAAGAACAGTAAAAGGACCGTCAATGTCTGCAACCCCCGGAAAGGTCAGAATATTAGGAGTGTCAGAAGTTAATGGGGAGAAAGTGATAGTCCTTGACTTTCTGCAGGGCAGAAATCCAGACTGGGTAGGAAAACCGTTTTTTGCAAAGTATGATGAAAATGCCATGTGGCTTGATGAGCTTGAGCCTTATCAGGGGGATTACTTTTTCTATGAACAGCAGCTTAGAGAGATGTTAGAATTAGAAGAGGAAGAAGTTGGTATATAG
- a CDS encoding GNAT family N-acetyltransferase, whose translation MDFSMQIPCLINCCKLIIMKMMETVEFSDQLTDTVIDILMDAYQDLPEYGEQSRKRAKRYINWLKKHSTLFTVVMIDGEPAGFVVADANWIDIHGKNVGEIHELSVRKKFWGRGIGDYLINLAVKHFKDKNLKSAGLWVGEKNTRAIQFYKKHGFKETGINYYGWLRMVRSL comes from the coding sequence TTGGATTTTAGTATGCAAATTCCTTGCCTAATAAACTGCTGTAAACTTATTATTATGAAGATGATGGAAACTGTAGAGTTTAGCGACCAGCTAACAGACACTGTTATTGACATTCTGATGGATGCATATCAGGATTTACCAGAGTATGGAGAACAGAGCAGAAAAAGGGCAAAAAGATACATAAACTGGTTAAAAAAACATTCAACACTTTTTACAGTTGTAATGATAGACGGTGAACCTGCTGGCTTTGTTGTTGCTGATGCCAACTGGATAGACATTCACGGAAAAAATGTAGGAGAAATCCACGAGCTGTCTGTCAGAAAAAAGTTCTGGGGAAGAGGTATTGGTGACTACCTTATAAATTTAGCTGTGAAGCATTTCAAAGATAAAAATCTAAAATCAGCAGGTCTGTGGGTAGGAGAAAAAAATACAAGAGCAATACAGTTTTACAAAAAACATGGATTTAAAGAGACAGGTATAAACTATTACGGCTGGCTGAGAATGGTAAGGAGTCTGTAA